The Hymenobacter swuensis DY53 genome includes the window CGTGGACCGCGTGATTCCCATGCTGCCCGAGCGCCTCAGCAACGGCCTCTGTTCCCTGCGTCCCAACGAGGACAAGCTTACCTTCTCGGCCGTGTTTGAGCTGGATGAGAACGGCAAGCTCTATAGCTCCTGGTTCGGCAAAACCGTCATTCACTCCGACCGTCGCTTCGCCTACGAAGATGCTCAGGAGCGCATCGAAGGTCTGGACTCCGACTACACGGCGGAGGTGCAGCTGATGAACAGCATTGCCAAGAAGCTGTGCGCCGCCCGCTTCCGGCAGGGGGCCATCAGCTTCGAAACCCAGGAGGTGAAGTTCCGGCTGGATGAAAACGGCAAGCCGCTGGGCGTGTTCGTGAAGGAGCGCAAGGATGCTCACAAGATGATTGAGGAGTTCATGCTACTGGCCAACCGCAAGGTGGCCGAGTTCGTGTTCAAGCTCCGCAACCGCAAGCCCCGCTTCACGATGGTGTACCGCGTGCACGATGCGCCCGACCCCGAGCGGCTGCAGACCTTCGCGCTGTTCGCCAAGAAATTCGGCCACCAGCTCGACCTCACCAACCCGCGCACCATCAGCACCGAGCTCAACGATTTGAGCACCGACGTGGTGGGCCGGCCCGAGCAGAACGTGATTCAGGGACTAGCCATCCGCACGATGGCGAAGGCCACCTACACCACCGACCCCCGCGGCCACTTCGGCCTAGCCTTCGAGCACTACTCGCACTTCACCTCACCCATCCGTCGCTACCCCGATATGATGGCGCACCGCCTGCTGGAGCACTACCTGGAAGGCGGCGGCAACGTGGACGTGGAGCCTATCGAGGAAGAGTGTAAGCACTCCTCAACGCGGGAGAAACTGGCTGCCAGCGCCGAACGGGCCAGCATCAAGTTCAAGCAGGTGGAGTTCCTGCAGGACCATATCGGCTCGGAGTTTACAGGCGTCATCTCGGGCCTGACCGAGTGGGGCGTGTATGTGGAGATTCCGGAAAACAAGTGCGAAGGCATGGTGCGCGTGAGCGACATCCCGGGCGACTTCTACGAGCTGGACAAGGACAACTACCGCCTCGTGGGTCAGCGCACCAAGCGCATCATCCAGTTCGGTGACGAGATGCAGATTGTCGTGAAAGCGGCCAATCTACTCGACCGGACCATCGACTTCGAGCTGGTGGATAACCGCCCCGACTCGGTGAAAAGCCAGGACCGCGACGACCGGAGCGGCCGCCGGGGCTACCGCCCCGAGCGGAGCAGCAAAGGCGGCCGCCCCGATGGTGGCGGCAAGTCCGGCAGTGGCAAGTCGGCCAGTGGCAGTAAGCGCCGCCGCTAAGCTGCCGTCATTGTGAGGGCCAAGGACACTGCGCGCAGCAAGCGGCATCAATCCGGCCTTCATCAGAACGACAAATGGTAACCTATTCAAAAGCTCCTGGCATCTGTTGATGTCAGGGGCTTTTTGCTGGGGTGGTGTTACTTCAGAAAATTACCGGAAGGGTAAGGGCCGTGGCTACCGGCTTGCCCTCACGGTGGCCTGGTTTGAACCGGGGCAGCCGGCGCACGCACTCCACGGCCGCCGCATCGTAGGCCGGGGAGAGACCATGCACCGGTGCTACCTGCACCTCAGTAACCTCACCCGTAGTGGACACTATCAGGTTCACTAGTATCCGCCCGTGCTGCCGCGGCCCGCGGGGGCGCTGCAGGTTTTTGCGGAGAAAGTTCAGCATGCTCTCCGTCCCACCTGGGAAGGCTGGCATCACCTCCACGTACGTGTACTTGCCTGTGGTAAGCGGTAGCGAGTCGATGACTACTACAATAGCGGAGGAAGGAGCAACGGGAGCCGGCTTGCGGGCCGGCCGGGGCGGGGACGTTACCGGCGCGGGTGGGCGGGCATCCCACCAGTTGTAGGAGTTCTGGGCGCAAGCCGTGGCAGCTGCCAGCAGCAGTAATCCGAGGGCCAAGAGGCGGGAGGCAGTAACCATAGCGGGGCGACAATTGTCTGGTTGCTGAACGCGGGAAGCGGGCCCAAAAGTACGCTGCCCGGCGGTGGTCCGTTGTTGATTCCGCACCTTCTCCCAACCCGCCGTACCTTGCCAACCTCAACCTTGACCCCGCCCTTCGTGGACCTTTCCTTCTTTAGCCAGTACCTTGCTACCGGCCTCGCCGGCATTTCCTACGGCGAGCAGCCTGCCAACCTGTATGAACCCATCCGCTACATTATGGGGCTGGGCGGCAAGCGCATCCGACCCCTTCTTACTCTGCTCGGTGCCCACCTGTTCACCGACGACCTCGCGCCCGTAGTGAAGCCCGCGCTGGCCACTGAGGTCTTCCACAACTTCACCCTGCTTCACGATGACCTGATGGACCAAGCTCCTTTGCGCCGGGGCCAAGCCACCGTGCATGAGAAGTGGAACCCCAACGTGGCCATCCTGAGCGGCGACGTGATGCTGGTGCGGGCCTACGAGCTGTTCCTGGACGTGCCCCCGCACCTGCTGGCCCATGTGCTGCGCCGCTTCTCGCAGACCGCCGCCGAGGTGTGCGAAGGCCAGCAGTGGGACATGGATTTTGAAACCGAAACCGAGGTCAGCATTGCGCAGTACCTGGATATGATCCGGCTGAAGACGGCCGTGCTGCTGGGCTTTGCGCTGGAGTTGGGCGCCCTGCTGGGCGGTGCTTCCCTAGCCGATGCCGACCACCTGCGCCAGTTCGGGGTGGGCATCGGGCTGGCCTTCCAGCTGCGCGACGACCTGCTGGACGTGTATGGCGACGCGGCCACCTTTGGCAAGCGGGTAGGGGGCGACATCGTGAGCGACAAGAAAACCTACCTGCTGCTCACCGCTCAGGCCCAGGCTGGCGCTGCCCAGCGCGCTACGCTTGCCCGCCACATCGGCCAGCCCGTGCTGGATGCCGAAGCCAAGGTGCAGGCAGTGCGCGCCATCTACGACGAGCTCGAAATTCGCCCCCAGACGGAAGCTCTCATCAACGACTACTTCTTGGATGCCTTGCAGCACTTAGAGCGCGTGACGGCCCCCGAAATGCGCAAGCAGCCCCTGCACCAACTGGCCCTGCAGCTGCTGGAACGCGAACAGTAGCGCGCGTGTCATTCCGACGCAGGAAGAATGACACGCGCGCTGTCCTGAATGATTATCGGACGGCTATTTTTCTCTCTCCTCTACATCTTCTTTTCTCATGGAATTAACTCCCACGCTGGTGCTGACGGTACTTACCGCCGGCATCTCCCTATACGCTTGGTCGAAACCCGAGCTGCTGGATAGCTGGATTCTGGACCCCTACCGCGTGAAGCGCAGCAACGACTGGTACCGCTTCATCACCTCGGGCTTTTTGCACGCCGATTTCGGGCACCTGCTGTTCAATATGATTGCCTTCTTCTCCTTTGGGCAGACGGTGGAGTATATCTTTCTGCAGCTGTTCGGGCCCACCAACGGGGTGTTGTTTTTCCTGTTGCTGTATCTGGGTGGCATTGTGGTGTCGGACATTCCCACCTACCTGCGCCACCGCGACGACCCCAACTACCGCAGCCTCGGGGCTTCGGGTGGAGTGGCCTCAGTTATCTTTTCAGCCATCCTGTTTAACCCCATGGGTGGCATCCGCATCTTCCCCATTCCGGTTGACATTCCCAGCTTCATCTTCGGCTTCCTGTACCTGGCTTACTCCTACTACATGGGCCGCCGTCGGGGCGACAACATCAACCACGATGCGCACTTCTACGGAGCGCTGTATGGTATCATCCTGACATTCATTCTGTTACCGAGAGTTGGTGGCTTCTTCTGGGACCAAATCCGCAATTCTGGAATGTTAAATATTTGATTTTCAATGCATTGTGATTTAGATAGGTTGAGCCATATATCTATTTCGTAGCGGGAGCGTAAACGCAGGCAGAATACTCTCCAACCAATCACCTCCCTGCACATGAATAAGCTCATCTTCCTCACCAACCGCATTCCGGCTTTTGCGCTGTTGCTCTCAGTTCTTACGCTGCCTTTGCTGACGGCCTGCGGCAGTGGCCGCCGCTCGGATGGTTCTCTTACCATTGCCGGTGTTTTCTACCTCATTCTCGCTGTTGCTGCCTTCCTGAGTCTGATCAAGCAGGATTGGTCTATTGGCAAGAAAATCGTCTGGGGTCTGATCATTTGGTTCTTCCCCTTCGGTGGTTCTATTATTTACTTCCTGTTTTCCGGACGTAAGTAACCAATCCGATCCAAGTGCAAAAAAGCCCCGGTACCAATATGGTGCCGGGGCTTTTTCGTAGATAGTAGAGAAGTCCCTACTTACCGATGAGTCGTTGTTTTTCCCAGCGGGCAATCTGCCGGATGATTTCCCCGCTGTTGCTGATGGCCGTGGCCTGCCAGTAGTCGCCCTGGTTGCGCATGCTCACTTCCAGCACCAGCGTCGTATCGTAGCGGGGCTGCGTGAGTTCTAGGCCTACGAAAGCCTGCTCGCCCTCCTTGCGGGTGTACTTAATGCCCTTGAACCGGCTGCCTTCGCCCACTACTTTCCCGGCCAGACCCAGCACCGAAACGTTCAACGGTCCAGCCGAACCAGCCTCAGCAGCTGCCTGCGCCGAGCCGGTTTCCACGTAGCGTTTCACCTGAGCCCGCGCCGTGCGGGCCAGCTGTGGCTTGAACAGCTGTAGGGCTCCCGTCATGGCCAGTCCGCCCGGGTTCAGGCCACCCAGGGCCGCGCCCTGCTCCGCCACCTGATCCACCAGGTTGCCGGTGACGCTACCAATATCCACGTACCGCTCGAAGGTGTCCACGTCGTGGTCGGTCATGGCTTTGTAGGCCTGCATCAGGGAATACTCGGGGCCAGTCCGGAGCTGCCGATAGTAGAGGTAGCCGCCTGCGGCCAGGGCCAGCAGCACTAGCAGAATCGTCTTTTTCATGGGGGGAGAGTTGGGAAATGAAAGGGGAATTAGGAGGTTGTTGCCAAGCCTGAATGCGTGGTTCCGCTGCATTCCGGCCCTCGGTTTCTGGTATGGGTATCTGTACGAAGCCAACGGCCGTAGGGCTTAGCATGCATACAATACTTCCCTATCCGCAAATACACGGGCACCGCGGCTGCCGCGGACTGCTCCCCGAAAATACCTTGCCGGCTTTCCGCCGGGCCGTTGAAATAGGGGTGGAAGTGATAGAACTGGACGTGGTCATTTCCGCCGATGAGCAGGTGGTCGTATCTCATGAGCCGTGGATGTCGGCCACTATCTGCCGCCAGCCCGATGGTCGTCCTATCCTGCCCGCTGAGCAGACCCGGCACAACCTCTACAGCCTGTCGTACGCTGATATCCGCGCGTATGATTGCGGCCTTACCCAACACCCCGGTTTCCCCTCGCAGCAGCCGCAACCCGCGGCCAAACCACTACTGCGGGAGGTAGTGTCGGAGCTGGATAAACTGGCTTGGACACTAGGCCGTCCGGCGGTGCGCTACAGTGTGGAAATCAAAAGCAGCCCTGCCTATGAGCCCGGCTTCCAACCGCCGCCGGCCCGGTTCCTGGAGCTCGTGTTAGCCGAACTTCAGACCACTGGAATTTTGGGCCGAACCACGCTGCTCTGCTTTGATACCCGGGTCCTCCGGCTGGCCTATGAGCAGCTGCCAGAGATGCCCCTGTGTTTGCTTGTAGAGGATACCCGCCCTCTGCATATGCACCTCGCTGAGCTAGGGTTTCAGCCCCACATCTACGGCCCGGATTTTCGTCTGTTGACTCCAGAACTGGCGGCCTCACTACGTACCCTGGGCATTGGCCTCGTGCCCTGGACCGTGAACGAGCCGGCTGATCTACGGCGCATGTTGCAGCTGCATCCTACCGGCATCACCACCGACTATCCGGACCGTTTGATGGCCCTTCGGTCAGCGGTATAATAATGGCATAGTCGGATTGCAGATAGCACAAAACGTGTCTCGCAGGAGCTCTATCACTTCAGGAACTGACACAAACAATACAGGTGTAATATTAAATCTGTAACAGATTGGTGTATTACATCGAACAAATGAATGAGCGTTACAGGATGGCAGTGTAATGAATTGTATAACGTTACAGAGATACATTTATTAACAGTGTATCAGTGTTGTCTTTGTATCATCTGTTCTTGGTTACATGAAACAGATTGTACATATTTACATAAGTTCAGATTATTACACGTTTCCCCCTATGTCACATCAAGGTGAAATACTGCAGGAAGTCATCAAAAACAGCGGAATTTCCATTACGCGTATCGTGGACGAATTGGGTATTACACGTCCCACCATATACCGTAAGTTCAAGGATGAAACACTTGATTACAACTTCGTAAAGCGTATTGGGGAAATAATCGGACACGACTTTTCGCAGGATTTTACATCATTGCATCAGGTGGTGTTGCCGTTTTCTGTTACACCAGTGTCACATGGTGTATCTGTAATGTCTGACAAAGGTGTAACACATAAATCAACTGTTACACCGATGATTGAGTCGGATAGTCTAAAACAGCTAATGCAGCTTCAGCAGAAGTATATTGCCTTGCTAGAAGCCTATAATGAACTGTTGCTAAAAGTGTACGGACCTAAGTAATAAATTTGTTCCACGTGAAACATATCTGTCGCATACAAGTAGGTTGGCTTTGATACACCTGCTCATTGCCTGACGGATACCTAGTTCTCATCAGGCCACATGTTACAGGCGGACAAGTGCAGGGATAAGGTGGATTGACGGAATGAAGCAGGTGGCCAGTGTAAAGAGCGACAGTGGAAATCGTACGGGTTTCAAAAGCAGTGAAAGTGAGTAGTAGGTAGGTCTGTCAACAATGGTCTAGCTGGGTTGTGCTAGTAATGCTGGTAGCGCTGGCAGTGGAGAACGGAGCCTTGTATAGGTGCCGGAGGTAGGTGGTTAGATGCGGGTAGCGGGCCGTATCTTTCGGCAGTCGTTTTACCTTCTTCGTTTCAGTCTTGCATGTCTGCTGACCACCTGCCTGCTTACCGCCCGGTGTCTCATTCCCGGGTTACGCTTACCGAGTTGATGATTCCTTCCTACGCCAACTTTGGGGGTAAGATCCACGGAGGAATTCTTCTCTCTCTCATGGACAAGGTAGCCTACGCGGCGGCCTCCAAACATGCCGGAACCTACTGCGTCACGGTGAGTGTGGATGGGGTGAATTTCTTGCAGCCGGTAGAGGTAGGGGAGTTGGTTTCGTTACTGGCTTCGGTGAACTATGTGGGCCGAACGTCCCTCCTTGTCGGCATCAAGGTAATTGCCGAAGACGTGCGTAGCGGGTCGGTCAAACATACTAACACCTGCTACTTCACGATGGTCGCTAAGGATGATGAAGGCCGGCCCAGCCAGGTGCCCGGCTTGCTCCTGGAAACCCCTGATGATACCCGCCGCTTTCTGGAAGCCATCAAGCGCCGTGAGTTCAAGGAGCAGTACCGCCAGGAGTTTGATAATGCCCGCTCCATCCTGGCCCTGGAGGAGCAGCAGCACTTATTGGAAAAGGAGCGGTGCCAGTTGGGCTACTAGTGTGGTGTTGGAGTCGCGGAGCCTCAATACAGACTTTTTAGTGAGAGTCCCTGTATATCGGGGAGTAAGCCAGACCCAGAGCTACAACCCGTTGTTCCTGCTGGCAGATTAGCCGGGTAGGGGGAGGGCATTTGACCCAGTCGCTACTGCGGCACCATCCGGTCGGGTTCCAATCCTTTCTCTTTAGCTACTCATAAGGACATCTCCCAGCGTAGCAGCGCAAGCTTGGGTAGTGGCATACCTGCCATAAAGAACCGGCCCCAGCTTTTGAGCCAGGGCCGGTAGTGCTTTCTAATAAGACGCGCTTTTCACCTATAGGAATACGACTTCCTTTATGATGTCCTCGCCGACTTCGGCGTTGAGGTTTTCCAGTACCCGAGTCTTGGCCATGAACAGTTCGTGCTTGAGCGGAGCGGATGAAAGCCGTACAAACAGCTTGTTGTTGCTCACGTATACCTGCTGGGTTTTCATGGCCACGGCCTTACCCATTACCTTCTCCCAACTAGCCACTACTGTTACCTCGTTGAGTTTGCCCTGGAGCCGATAAACGCGCAATAGTGCCTTAATACCATCCCTTAGTGGAACAATATCGGACTGGCGTGAATTTTCGGAGGAATGTGGTTTTTTAAGCGCCATTACAGTTATTAACGCGCGAGAAAACTCTTCTCGCACCGGGCTTCAAAGATACCACCCACCTTACCTAAAGCGGCTGCACACTTCCCAACTCTACCCGGAACCGGCGGATATCTTCGGAGAGGTCGGCCAGTACCCGGTCGGTGCGCTCCAGGTGAGTATCGGTCAGGAAAATCTGGCCGAAGGTATGATTGGCTACCAGCTGCATAAGGCGGGTGATGCGCTTCTCATCTAGTCGGTCGAAGATGTCATCGAGGAGCAGCAGCGGCTTTTGCTGCTTGTGCGCGGCCAGGATTTCAAACTGCGCCAGCTTGAGGGCAATGGCAAACGACTTCTGCTGCCCCTGCGAGCCATACCCTTTTACCGGTAGCTCATCCATAAGAAACGTGAAGTCATCACGGTGGGGGCCGGTGGTAGTGCGTTGCAGCGTGAGGTCCTTGCGCTCATTCAGACGAAGCAGTTTCAGGAAGTCGGCTCCCGGCAGCTCACTCTTATAGGTAAGAGTCACGACCTCGCGGGCATCGGCTAGCTGCTCATAGTGACGCTGGAAGATGGGCTCGAATTCCGTGAGAAATTCTTGCCGCCGCTGCACTAGCTGCTCGCCCACGGGGGCCAGCTGCTCATCCAGCACTAATAGGTAGTCCCGGTCGTAACCGGCTTGGCGGTCAGCGGCCAGCTTGAGCAGGGAATTGCGCTGCTTCAGCAGGTGCGTGTACCGGATTAGCTGCTCCAGATACGTGTGGTCGAGTTGGGAGAGGAGGCTGTCGAAATACTTGCGCCGTTCCTCGCTGCCCTGCCGGATCAGGTCAGTATCGTAGGGCGAGATAAGCACCACCGGGTACCGCCCAATATGGTCCGATACCCGCTCGTAAGCCTGCTTGTCGTGGGTTACGGTTTTCTTCTGGCCCTGACGTAGACTGCACTGAATGGTTTCAGGCTTTTCGTCGGGTGCGGGACGGAAGCGCCCCCGCACCACAAACAGCTCTTCGCCCTGCTTAATACTCTGGGCGTCGGAAACCGTAAAGGCACTCTTAGTGAGGGAGAGGTAGTGGATTGCGTCGAGCAGATTCGTCTTGCCGCTGCCGTTGTCACCCACAAAGCAGTTGATGTGGGCGGAGAAGCTCAGATTGGCTTCTTCGTAGTTTTTGAAGAACAGCAGATGGAGGCTTTCGAGGTTCATGCTTAAGGTTCGGAATTGCAATCCTTTTACGTACTTTCGCATCCCAAACGCGAACAACCGAAAGCAAGATGGCGGAGACGAAAGTAAAGGCTGCCCCCAAGGCTTCCAATTCGACGAAGAAATCGTCGGCCCCGAAAGCGGCCCCCAAGGGGAAAGCTGCGGCTACTAAAACAGCCAAGCAGCCCGATCCGGTATTGCCTCCTTCCACTGAGGAAGGCAAGGCAGCTACGGGAACTCCTAAAGCAACGAGCCCGGCCCAGCCGGAGTTTTCGAAGGAAACCTACCTCACTTGGTATGAGCAGATGCAGCTCATGCGCAAGTTTGAGGAGAAGGCTGGTCAGCTGTACGGTCAACAGAAGATTAAAGGTTTCTGCCACCTCTACATAGGCCAGGAGGCCTGCGTAGCTGGTGCCGTGTCGGCCCTCACCAAGGACGACAAGTGGATTACTGCTTACCGTGACCATGCCCACCCGCTGGCCCTCGGTACTTCGCCCAACGCCATCATGGCCGAGCTCTATGCCAAAGCTACCGGTTGCTCTAAGGGCAAAGGCGGCTCCATGCACATGTTCGATAAGGAAGTAAACTTCATCGGTGGCCACGGCATCGTGGGGGCGCAGGTACCTATGGGTGCCGGCATCGGTTTCGCCGAGAAGTATAATAAGACGGGCAACCTGTGCATCTGCTATATGGGCGACGGTGCCGTTCGGCAGGGTGCCTTGCACGAAGCCTTCAACATGGCCATGCTGTGGAAGCTGCCGGTCATCTTCGTGGTGGAAAACAACGGCTACGCTATGGGTACCTCGGTACAGCGCACGTCCAACGTGACGGAACTGCACCACATTGGCCGTGGCTACGACATGCCCTCTGAGCCGGTGAATGCCATGAACGTAGAGGACGTGCATAATGCCGTGGCACGCGCCGCCGAGCGGGCCCGGGCCGGTGAAGGCCCTACCTTCCTCGAGTTTAAAACTTACCGCTACAAAGGTCATTCCATGAGCGACCCGGCCAAGTACCGCACCAAAGAGGAGCTGGAAGACTACCGCTCCCGCGACGCCATCGAAGCCGTACGCCACACCATCCTGACGCACAACATGGCTACCGAAGAGGACCTGGCGGCCATTGATGAGAAGATCAAAGGACAGGTGGCCGAGTCGGTGGAGTTTGCCGAGAACTCGCCCTTCCCTACAGCCGACGAGCTGTACAAGGACGTGTACGTACAACAGGACTACCCCTACATCCGCGACTAGCTCGCCGGAAGGTTATCGGGCCGCTGTCGGCGGCCGCCTTTTTGAGTAATACCCATGTCGAAGATTCCGTTCACAGGCAAAAGCCAGCAAGCGCGTCAGCAGCAACAGCGCGTTGTCTCTCCTGACCCCACGCAGCCGCTGGAGGCGTACAACCCCGAGCATCCGCTGCTGGAAGACCCCGATGCCTTGGCTATTCGCCTGGTGGAATCGGAAGACTTCGTGCGGCGCAACAAGAACGTGCTGCTGGGTTTGCTGGCCGTGGTAGTACTGGCCGTGGCTGGTGGCTTCGGCTACTACCTGTGGCGAGGCTCCCAGGATACCAAAGGGCAAGCAGCCCTGTTCCAGGCGGTAAGCTATTGGGAAGCCGACTCTTTGCAGAAAGCCATGAAAGGCGACGGCCGCAACCTGGGGTTGGAGCGCGTGGCATCAGAGTACAGTGGCACCGACGCTGGTAACCTAGCCAACTTCTACGCCGGTGTGGCTGCTTTGAAAGAAGGCAAAAATAAAGAGGCCATCGACTACCTTGAAGACTTCAGTTCCGATGACTACTTGGTGCAGGCTCGAGCGTATTCCCTACTAGGTGATGCGCACCTGGAAATGAACCAGGCCAAAGAAGCCGCTGACTTCTATAACAAAGCCGCTAATTATAATGCTAACGAGTTCTTCTCGCCCGGCTACCTGCTGAAGGAAGCTACGGCCCGCGAAGCCGCTAAGGATTATGAAGGTGCCATTACGGCGTACAACAAAATCCTGACCGACTACGCTTCGGCGGCGGAGGCTACGGAAGCCAAGGAATACAAGGCCCGCGCCGAAGCCCTGGCTGGTAAATAAACATAGCTCAGCATTTCTGTATTCTGCACAAGAGGCGGCCCCCGGGTCGCCTCTTGTGTTTTCAGGACCAGCCGGCCGGAGTAGAAACCGTCCCCTATCTTTGACCGCACGGAGCTACTAGCTTCTCTTACCTGTTTAAACCTCCCCGCCGCATGGCTACCTCTCTCAAAAATCTGAGCGACTATACTTCCGACCACTTCGTTGACATCAGCGAGAAACGCTTTGGGCTGGTGGTGGCCGAGTGGAACCGCGAAATCACCGACACCCTGGCCCAGGGCGCGTTCGACACGCTCCTCAAACACGGAGCCAAACCCGAGAACATCTTCCGCAACACGGTGCCCGGCAGCTTCGAACTGACGCTGGGGGCCCAGCTACTGGCCCAGCATGAGGAAATTGACGCGGTTATCTGCCTGGGTGTCGTTATCCAAGGCGAAACCAAGCATGATGACTATATCTGCCACGCGGTGGCCAGCGGCATCACCAACGTGAGCCTGAAGTTCAACAAGCCGGTCATCTTCGGGCTGGTGACCACCAACACACTGGAGCAGGCCTGGGACCGGGCCGGTGGCAAGCACGGTAACAAAGGTGTGGAAGGGGCAGTGGCTGCCATCCATATGCTGGGTTTCTAGACGAGCCTTACCTGACTCGTCGGCAAAAACCGGGGCCGGAGGGGGTATCGTGCAGATTAGCAGACAAAGCCGTAGCTTTGCGGCCGGAAATAGTCTGGCTATCGGGACCACCGGAGCTAGTAGGAGCAGTCCGGCTGCTGAAGGCTATGCGCAAAAAGGACAAACTTATTCGCGCAGGCTGCTGTTGGGCGTAACTACTGGCTGTTCAGTGGCTGCCGAAACTGGCATCCTAGCAAATAACATAGTTTCATATAACCTCTTCCTGCAACGACATGAGTGAAGCACCCCTACGCTATTCCAGGGAAGAACTGGCTGAGTTTGAGCAAATCATTCAGGACAAGGTCACGGCCGCCCGCAAGGAAGTAGCGTTTATCAAAGAAACCCTGAGCCGCAAAAACGATACCGGCACCGACAACACAGCTTCTTCTTCGAAGGTGCTGGAAGACGGAGCCGATACGGCCGAAAAGGAAAGCCTGAACCAGTTGGCCTCACGCCAGATGAAGTTCATCCAGCAGCTCGAAAACGCCCTGATCCGTATCAAGAATGGCACCTACGGTGTCTGCATTGGTACCGGCAAGCTGATTCCGAAGGAACGCCTGCGTGCCGTACCGCACACGCAGCATTCCATTGAAGCCAAGATGGCCCGCCGCGACTAACCTCGCTTTTGGCTCTTATTACTGCCCGGACTTGTGGCCGGCCTGTACTTTTTGGTACAGCCGGTTGCTGGTCCGGGCACTGTTTTCGGCGGCTTGTCGTTAGGCAAGCTTCCGCCTGTATCTGATTATTAACCTGTACCGTAGCGATACGGCACGCACGCTTCTTCCACATGGGCAAGAAACACTTCTCCGGCGATGCGCCCGGCCGCCGTGGCCGTACCACCGGCTCCGGCCGTCCTGCTGACAGCCGTAACAATGACAGCCGTAACAATGACAGCCGCGGCAACGACAACCGTTCTTCGGATAACCGAGGCAACGAGGGATTCCGCAAGTTTATACAGCCCGGTCAGGAGCGCACGGAGCGCACGGGCGGCAACCCGCGCTTCGGCCAGAATGGGGGCGGCTCAGATGAGCGTCGGGGCAACTCCGACCGCTCTTCGTTCGGGCGTTCCAGCGGCGGCAGCTTCAGTGGGCCGCGCAAGTTCGGCAACTCGCCGGGCGGTAGCTTTGGCGGTCCGAAGAAATTCGGGACTTCCTCGGGTAGCGGCTCTTTCAACCGGGGCGGCCGGGACTTCCGGGGCGGTGACGATACGCGCCGTAGCAGCGGCTTTGGCGACAACCGCGAGGAGCGCCCGGTGCGGGAATTTGAGCC containing:
- a CDS encoding acyl-CoA thioesterase; amino-acid sequence: MSADHLPAYRPVSHSRVTLTELMIPSYANFGGKIHGGILLSLMDKVAYAAASKHAGTYCVTVSVDGVNFLQPVEVGELVSLLASVNYVGRTSLLVGIKVIAEDVRSGSVKHTNTCYFTMVAKDDEGRPSQVPGLLLETPDDTRRFLEAIKRREFKEQYRQEFDNARSILALEEQQHLLEKERCQLGY
- a CDS encoding polyprenyl synthetase family protein, whose translation is MDLSFFSQYLATGLAGISYGEQPANLYEPIRYIMGLGGKRIRPLLTLLGAHLFTDDLAPVVKPALATEVFHNFTLLHDDLMDQAPLRRGQATVHEKWNPNVAILSGDVMLVRAYELFLDVPPHLLAHVLRRFSQTAAEVCEGQQWDMDFETETEVSIAQYLDMIRLKTAVLLGFALELGALLGGASLADADHLRQFGVGIGLAFQLRDDLLDVYGDAATFGKRVGGDIVSDKKTYLLLTAQAQAGAAQRATLARHIGQPVLDAEAKVQAVRAIYDELEIRPQTEALINDYFLDALQHLERVTAPEMRKQPLHQLALQLLEREQ
- a CDS encoding helix-turn-helix domain-containing protein; this translates as MKQIVHIYISSDYYTFPPMSHQGEILQEVIKNSGISITRIVDELGITRPTIYRKFKDETLDYNFVKRIGEIIGHDFSQDFTSLHQVVLPFSVTPVSHGVSVMSDKGVTHKSTVTPMIESDSLKQLMQLQQKYIALLEAYNELLLKVYGPK
- a CDS encoding rhomboid family intramembrane serine protease, translating into MELTPTLVLTVLTAGISLYAWSKPELLDSWILDPYRVKRSNDWYRFITSGFLHADFGHLLFNMIAFFSFGQTVEYIFLQLFGPTNGVLFFLLLYLGGIVVSDIPTYLRHRDDPNYRSLGASGGVASVIFSAILFNPMGGIRIFPIPVDIPSFIFGFLYLAYSYYMGRRRGDNINHDAHFYGALYGIILTFILLPRVGGFFWDQIRNSGMLNI
- the rnr gene encoding ribonuclease R, translating into MKEKDEPAAPRASRAKAARGDKATTTTTEISQDLVFRIFRDNPGKVLAYRQLSRRLGVTTKEQRDEIFAHLKNLKKSGLLTLVQNDEYRLTDDEAVLAAAPAPTPKGRKRPAAAAEATVAQPAAQPADVEFGQDPLVHRRREAGFDFPGDNRRSGRRSGKPDFTDTVVGTVDLASQKFAFVVSEDSEQDIRVFTDRLMFAMEGDTVRVRLRGSRDGKPVGDVVEVIKRERAELVGRLQMQGSIGFVKPDNRKLYFDALVTPEHLGGARHGDKVLVRITEFPESDSGSLPSGEVIRNFGPAGQNEAEINAIMAEFGLPFEFPAEVEEESEAIPLEIPQAEIARRRDFRHITTFTIDPADAKDFDDALSIQQLENGHWEIGVHIADVTHYVRPDMALEKEARHRATSVYLVDRVIPMLPERLSNGLCSLRPNEDKLTFSAVFELDENGKLYSSWFGKTVIHSDRRFAYEDAQERIEGLDSDYTAEVQLMNSIAKKLCAARFRQGAISFETQEVKFRLDENGKPLGVFVKERKDAHKMIEEFMLLANRKVAEFVFKLRNRKPRFTMVYRVHDAPDPERLQTFALFAKKFGHQLDLTNPRTISTELNDLSTDVVGRPEQNVIQGLAIRTMAKATYTTDPRGHFGLAFEHYSHFTSPIRRYPDMMAHRLLEHYLEGGGNVDVEPIEEECKHSSTREKLAASAERASIKFKQVEFLQDHIGSEFTGVISGLTEWGVYVEIPENKCEGMVRVSDIPGDFYELDKDNYRLVGQRTKRIIQFGDEMQIVVKAANLLDRTIDFELVDNRPDSVKSQDRDDRSGRRGYRPERSSKGGRPDGGGKSGSGKSASGSKRRR
- a CDS encoding TonB family protein; amino-acid sequence: MVTASRLLALGLLLLAAATACAQNSYNWWDARPPAPVTSPPRPARKPAPVAPSSAIVVVIDSLPLTTGKYTYVEVMPAFPGGTESMLNFLRKNLQRPRGPRQHGRILVNLIVSTTGEVTEVQVAPVHGLSPAYDAAAVECVRRLPRFKPGHREGKPVATALTLPVIF
- a CDS encoding PLD nuclease N-terminal domain-containing protein, whose translation is MNKLIFLTNRIPAFALLLSVLTLPLLTACGSGRRSDGSLTIAGVFYLILAVAAFLSLIKQDWSIGKKIVWGLIIWFFPFGGSIIYFLFSGRK
- a CDS encoding glycerophosphodiester phosphodiesterase family protein, which translates into the protein MHTILPYPQIHGHRGCRGLLPENTLPAFRRAVEIGVEVIELDVVISADEQVVVSHEPWMSATICRQPDGRPILPAEQTRHNLYSLSYADIRAYDCGLTQHPGFPSQQPQPAAKPLLREVVSELDKLAWTLGRPAVRYSVEIKSSPAYEPGFQPPPARFLELVLAELQTTGILGRTTLLCFDTRVLRLAYEQLPEMPLCLLVEDTRPLHMHLAELGFQPHIYGPDFRLLTPELAASLRTLGIGLVPWTVNEPADLRRMLQLHPTGITTDYPDRLMALRSAV